One region of Primulina tabacum isolate GXHZ01 chromosome 17, ASM2559414v2, whole genome shotgun sequence genomic DNA includes:
- the LOC142531943 gene encoding protein cornichon homolog 4-like yields the protein MADLFAWLLAFFLLITILAFILYQLMCLADLEFDYINPYDSASRINWVVWPEFIAEGVLCFVHLTAGHWIMFLLCLPYLYYNIKLYSQRRHLVDVTEIFNQLHWEKKIRLFKLGYLVVLLALSIFWMIWTIVDERATWVRVP from the exons ATGGCGGATCTGTTTGCATGGTTATTGGCCTTTTTCTTACTGATAACTATTCTTGCCTTTATTCTTTACCag CTAATGTGCTTGGCCGATTTAGAGTTTGATTATATCAACCCATATGATTCAGCATCTAGAATAAATTGGGTCGTGTGGCCTGAGTTCATTGCTGAAGGAGTTCTATGCTTTGTCCATCTTACCGCCGGACATTGGATTATGTTCTTGCTCTGTCTTCCATATTTATATTACAATATAAAACT ATATTCTCAGCGGCGCCACTTGGTAGATGTGACTGAGATCTTCAACCAACTTCATTGGGAGAAGAAGATCAGATTGTTCAAGCTCGGATATCTGGTTGTCCTTCTTGCTTTATCAATATTCTG GATGATTTGGACCATTGTGGACGAGCGAGCAACCTGGGTTAGAGTGCCCTGA